A segment of the Necator americanus strain Aroian chromosome IV, whole genome shotgun sequence genome:
TGGTTCTAGATACTCTTGcttaatttttcaacaaacaagaaaattatGGTTCAAAGTTGGCAGAGTTGGAAAATTCTACAGTGTTTACAGGACTGTTCCCGAATATCACAACGGCGCTTCAAAAAGCTTAACAATGATAATTCATTTCCCAAAGACGGAATTGAGAGTCTGGAGAGTAAAACAATTAGTAGATTGTAAAGAGAATTACCGCTGTCACAGAATGCCGCTCATTGCTGTCAAGATGTTTTGGTTCGATGTAGCAACATTCACAATCAAGAACTGGATTATCTGCGTCATCTTTCCTTTCATGTACACTTGCTGACTGTCCAACAAAAGTCATGGCGTTTGCACTCCGTTGAAGAGGTTGTGATCGAGCTTTGCCTGGCAAATGCCTCTTCACTTTGCTTACTTTCCGTGAAAAATGAGGAGCCCAactctgaaaaattttgaaatgacaTGTGTGAGTCAAATCATGACCATGAATTACTGAGTGATCATGAGTGGGGATTTTAGCGAATTTGTAAgcagaatcagaaaaaaaaaagaatgatgcgacttccgtttcttttccttctttacaATAAACTTAATTAATAAAAGATAGAAATTAAAGCTCTTAGGATTGACCAAAGTTTCCTGGGGATGATCCAGCACTTTCAACTTCAACTTACATTCTAGAAGTTAAAGAGAATGGTAGATGGAGTGAATTACAAGAGCTAGTTGTTGCTTCAAATCAGATTACTGCAATGGAGATTGGCAAGATCTGTCAACTTCGAAGAGGGAAAGCTAGAAGGTTAAAGATCCACCTACGGAGGTGGAAGTCTGCATTTAACAGTTTCTTTAGACCCTACggctataaaaaaaagatgctacATGACTTTCTAGACGTGCTCACATAGTTATATGGAGACAAATTTGCTTAGGCTAAAGATTTTTGGCCGAGAAAGAAAATCCCATTTCTTAGAACGACACTTGGGAACTCACTCGGAAGACCGATTAACCTCTATAAGAATGTTAATTATCACTGCTCAAATTCTtggttcagtttttttttttcaaaaactagaTTAGAAATAGAAACGGCAAACAAGTGTGAATTCAGCCGAAGTTCTCATCTGTTTGCAGCTTAGCTTCcaaaaaagacatctaaaAAACAGGAAACTAACTACATAGCAAAAACTACTCTTCTTCcttactctttctttctcttagaTTTCTCTCTTTTGTTCATTAGAAGTGCTGGTGAAAGTAGTGGCATATCCCAAATACTCTCACTGAATCCTTTTCTGTGATAATCTGCCTTCATCGGTCCCCCGCACGTTGAATTAATGCGCTCAATGatatcaccttgatcatcttgactcccgttgttcgtcgatttgctcgaaCGGGCACCAGTAATAGTTCCGTTCGTCCCAATCGTGTGCCAGAGTTGCTTAGTGGTTTCTCCTTTTGCAGGAGACGCGAAGAACGTCAAATTTTGCTTTGATGAACTTTatgaagaagtctgaccatcgggtcggcggtcttcctgtagtgcgcttaaaagcatcaccccacgaatctggggtggtacggattcccggcttatttcctttattgatttcctttatttacggcttcgagcgttccggcgcaccattttctacaaggagttagattggagcgcgccagccctgtgcggcgccgtatcttccgggccgtttcttacggcaattaggaagacatgaacggaatcacccttctctcaataatctactatcccgtatacgaatacttcacctgaaatctgtaccacctcagattcgtggggtgatgcctttaatatcgTATGGAACCCACGGGTCTGGCCCAACGATTGTCCTTGAAACGCATCAcatgtccggcccaccttattttgctcTCCTTGGAAAACGCGGTGGCgcctctaatcttcgatcgctgacgtaggacaTAACTTCGAATCTTGTCCCTCACTTGTGTGAACCGAGATACTGCTAGCATCACTATTTCGATCAAGCGTTCAGTGACATttaccgcattttcttcctgtttgcgaagtgcccaggtttctaAAGCAAAGGTCAAAACAGGAAGTACGGTAGTGTTGAAGAAGTGACCATGGCGCCGGTTAAAATAACACGCAAGTAATTCATTAatacaagaaagaaatattaatataacaTGATATGAGAAATGTGATGTGATATGAGAAAGTAAAATGGGAGTATATGCATGGAGCAGGGTTAAAATTATACGCATGTAATTCaataatataagaaaataatatgtGGTCAAATAAAACGTTTAGAAATCACAGAGTTGGATCACAGAAGTCGATtaatcctttcaaaaatgCTCAAGGATTCGAAAGCTTTTCGCGTTATACCTAAAATTTCATCCTATACTACAATAGCAACTTTGCTATCTAGAGATTCGAAATTTATAGAAGCCGGCATTAGTCGCATAGGTACTCAAATGATGACCTTGGCGCCCCTGCGCGCTTCGCTATAAGTACCCAAGTTTGAGATGAACGTCGCAGATTTACTTGCATCCTACTACCTCGATGTTTCGCAGTTTCACTATGTGAGGCAATATCCCTCCAATTTCCACGTACGAAGAGATGCTTGGTTCGAATACGGATAGATTACAATTTTGCATAATACCATGAGTTAGTCTGAACTTGTGTCACTGATGTATTTGCCTTCCGGGGAAGTACTTCGAGGTTATTGCTTGGAAgcaaaaattatgaagaaattctCTAACCTCACCGATGGGAACAGCGCTAAGCACCTTCCACATCGCCATCTCATTTTCCACAGTTGATGGCCTTGGCCGAATTCGCACAACCGTTGCTTCGTAATCTTGACCACTTTGAAGAAGCCTCCTTTCGTCACGAATAGCTCCTAGTTCTTCGTGGTAAAAGTCGTCCCCTTGTCGATGAGCCAATGTTACTGACAAGGGTACATTCAGCTGCAATGACAGAACTTATTGATTATACACggagtaaaaggataaaggatactATAGGCGTTGGTCAACCCCTATAGAGATGCGAATGtgcgttcgacttcagttcagaatcttttgagaAACGCAGGTATAATCTTATAATGACATCCGGAGGCTAGCCGACGTGTCAGgcgagtgtttttatcctctcagaaaTATTTGGCACTAATTCATTGACCTTGGAAAATTCATCGAGTCAatcacagcggaaccttttaccgactgcgttgCACCCACTCATGATTGGTGTTACCTGGGGTAAATGCAGAGTATCACGAAATATCGTGGTACGGAAACCCCTATGGAAAACATACAGATCGGACCGTAGGTATTAGGAAagagcgtggttccgctcacttGCCCtcaatcgtcgcaaaaaaaaaacccgacaGGCGCCACTTTCgttttcataatctacaacttGAACTCTAAGTTTTCTCTAGGgttccgtaccacgtcagtTTCTTGATCCCGCTACCTTTAAAGTTAGAATTGCAAATATGcttcaaaacaaaaggaaCATCTTGCAATGCaagattattatttatgtagtTGTTTGCTTGTCGCGTGGATAAAGCTCAGACGGCTAcatgaataagaaaatacaCAGAGTTTATGCGCACTAGTCGTCTGCAGTTCTTACACTCACCATAAACCAAACGAAGTAGTGAGATAATAAACAATTGTTACAGAAAGATTCCTTACCTCGACAGAATTTCCTCTAAGACGTGTCAGGTATGGTCCATTGATTGGTTTACATTGCAATGTGCAAATATCGATTGTTCGTGTTCCACGATCAAAAATGCTCTGGACATAATCCGGgctaaatattaaaaataatataattatttgaTATGGTTTGACAGggcaaaacacaaaaacaaaaatccgtCAGTGCTAGTTAGTGGATTCCGTCCTACAAGATTCACAAAAAACTATAGTATGGGGAATATATAGGAATATATCTCGAAAACCTATCACTTTTAGGATGAAATCTTTAGTAAGGTTATTGTGAACAGATGAACCTTGAGATCCAAATGTACGCTGATGACGTTAAGATTTACGgcattcataatgatgaaaacCTATACCTATTTATAATGACTCGAAAGTACGAACAACAGTAAAAAATCAGTGGCCAAAATATCTGACTGGGCTCTAGTTATACACATATGCAAAGGAAATGTAGCTCTGTAGCATGAGTGGTGTTACTCTTAAAACTCgtaaatctgcaaaagaccTAAGAATTCCTGTTGGCGTTAGTCTCAACTTTTCAGACCATATGGAGTAGATTGTAAGGAAAGCGtactctttccttttttgactCCGACCACCATTCAGATCTTCACATCCTGGCGGTAGGGAAGGGAGCGAAATGAAGCCGGAAGGTAACagggagaaaaataaattcaaatgatTGTAAGTAAATATCTATCAAGAAATATTGGtaaaaaagtgaggaaatgAGGATAAGCTGAAATACATATGTGGCATAAATCAGcataatgtttcaaaaaattctaatgtGCTTTCATTGACGAAAGAGATCACCTCCTTCGGTGTCATTACTATAAGGCACTACGTGAATGACTACTTCTGCGTCCTTTTAGGATCCACCAGAATGTAGGAAGCAATATGCGGTAGATGACGTCCGAGTCTATGCGAAAGATTTCCCACTTTAATGGTATCATTGTGCTATtgagatgtgaaaaaaatgaatgcgGAAACACATACTCTAGCCAGAAATCAATCCATTGTCCCACATTGAAATCTGATAACTCTCGTGGATCAGAACTATAGTGGAGCAGGCCTTCTAGACCATTACGTCCTAGTCGACTCCAGATGTATGCTGTTGGATTATCACCATATTGACTGACGGGAGAACTAGTGATGAGACCTTGCAAATGAATGTTTTCCTCGTGATCCGTCTTCTAAATATCTGTATTTCTTGCACAAGAACTCTGTCATCTAGTGAGAGGAAAAATTAGATACACAAAGAATGGGTGTACCAGTATTTGTATAAGGTGCTGGTCGTGATTTGCGcgaccaagaaaaaaaactaatcaaCAAAAGCAATCAACAATTAAACCACAGAAGTAGTCCATTAAAAGAAACCTATCCTAACAGTATTTCGCAGTATTTCTTGGAGTGGTGTAATACTGACCCCGTCAATATCTCGATCGTCACAGTAGACCTGTGGTTCCGAAGGAatctaaaaatattcataaaaagTGGACGTGAAAAACAATTACTCCGGAAACCTCTAAGTGCACTCTAGAATCCAAATCAATCCATAATGCGGTTCAAGCAAAAGATCAGAGTGGTACAAATCtgtaaaagaaagaacagcCTACTTCAACATTATCGTTGTGGGGTGGTGCATCATCGACGAATTGAGACACTCCCCATTTATGACCACCAAAACATTCACATTCTTCTTCGTTCAATCTGTAATGAAATTAGATACTTGCATTGAAACTGCCCTGATTTTGTTTCGAAACGACGGCAAACATCAAGATTTTCGTTGCATTACCGTaaacaaacatgaaaataTTATCAACCTACTCCTTTataatttaaaacaaaaccATGAGTTCTATTGCTGTCAAAACTCTGGTTCAAGGCTTCATTCAATAAGTTTACGGAAAAGTGATACCTGTTCTTTCCCCTAACTGCATTTTCGAATAGTATAACAAAGTAGCAAAACATATATTCACTGAACCCTCACTAAACCAGAATCAAATCTTCAACATATTCATGTTCAAAAAGCAAAGTAATTAACAGAACTAGTAGATCTTGCACAAGCAGTGGAAACTCTCTTTTGATCAAGTCTCtatacttttcaaaattctagaGTTCTGCAGCCGGGGAGATGGCCAAGTTCACTCCTAGCAGTTTGAATATTTGAGGCATACCTTGCAACATTCGTAAACTACAATGTCCAAAGCTGGAAAGAGATATAGCAAATGCAACCTTACGTAAAAAGGgtaaaaaacagaatttccgCCAAGACAAGTAAATATGTGTGATCAACAAGCTGTTTTTAATtactcctttaaaaaaaccatgcATTGTACACTAACCTACGAGCCCAAATCTGAAATTTCTGGTTTTGGTATGACCTCTCAGCATTGTTCGGTAACTGATCCAGAATTGGAATAGCGCCAAAATCAGGAGTGTCACATAAAGAAATTTTGCGGTTGCtccaagaaataattgttCCGACCGTCAGGACCTAAAAGTGTGGTAAAACTTTAACgagaaaaataacattaaCCACATTTTTAACAAATACCAACAGCATGAAACtaaacatagaaataaaaggcGACctaagaaatgcaaaaaaagaatggaatatCGGAAAATTGGGGTGATAATCTTATGGTGAAACCTAAAACTACTGCATACCTCTACCATTCCGTTTCGAACCCGTACTGGAGGAAGGTCGGGCAAGAAGGCGATGCCATGATCCAGAACCTCACCGTCCCGAAGTGCTAGTCCTATCCATTTACCAATCTCATAGTCTGCGTCACACTCAgatattttcaaatcaaaatcgCCATGCGagctaaaagaagaaaaaaagaaaatcccacCAACATTACGAATATTGTGCAGTATTTGGTAATGAGAAAGACACCTACCAATACACACGAAAGGAAGTATCGGTGCGTCCAACGATAAGGCCTAGCAACATCGACAACCAAAACctaagcaaaaagaatggtAGTAAAAAGAggcaggaacaaaaaaaaaataaaaggttgGTGCATGTCCAAGTAATTACCTCACCGCTACTCGGGTACGTTTAAGCCGTCTTCATAGTTTTGCGACGTCGCGCAGCGCAAAAATTATGTAGAATACGGAAATAATAGCGTATAAGAGCAGCTACGGTCTCTCTACCGTAAGCGACGCGAAAAAGCTGCATGATTGTACATGACTTGCCGCGCGCGAGTTCATCACGTCGTTTGGCGAACTCGAGCTGGCAATCGATACCGACGAGTTGTCTCTTTGGGGGTTTCTTATCGCGCCATGCACCGTTTATGGGCACAAAATTTGTAGGGTGTGAAGACTCTTGGGATTTCGTGCTTCCTGcgttgacctatgcttcggaaacctggggatttcgcaagcaggaagaaaacgcggtgagcgcaATTGAGAGACTGATGCTAGGAtcatcccgtttcacgcaagtgagggacgggattcgaagttctctcctatgTCAGCGATCTAAGATTAGAaacgcgtttgccaaggaaagtaaaataaggtgggccggacacgtgatgcgctttaacgacaaccgttggaccagaaccgtgagcgactgggtccCTGCGATATTAAACGCATTACAGGAAGACCACCGACctgatggtcagatttcttcacgaagtccttcaaaggaaattatgatgctcttcgtgtcccacgcgaaaggaggaaccactgggctactctggcacgcgatatggacaaatggaagaattactggcccCGCTCGACCATTTCGAAGATgtgatcaacgggagtcaaggtgatcaaggtgaaggTGATCGTTCCGAAAGAATAGATAGGTAGATCAGTGAATCTTTATTGCCACAGCCGACCGCACAGTGCCAACGAAGGCGAGGATATCCTAACACATCAAGCAAGAGCTACTACAAGCGGCTCATAACTACCTGAGTTGCAATGAAGTCACGATAAATGATCATCATCGGTATGATGATTGcctatcacgaaactgactaTGTCGGGGTCTCTGGAAAAACAGAGCTCGGGGCGTAGATGACGGGTACGAGCGTGACCCCTTATCCACTAACCGTTCTGGGAAATTCCCTGGGGACCTCCTTGGTTCCTACGACTTACGTCAGAACGCGGCACCCTTCTGCACGTTCCGGTTTCCTTCAGTTGTACATTTATTGGTCTTACTTCAGTTGGCCGTTGAggagacttcattgattttctacCGCTCGAATACGGCAGTGTACGAGGAGGTGATGCGGTATACGGGAGACTAATCTCATGAACGTATGAACTAGAGCCGTTTCCTATgccttttttcaggatgattcaatgccacgctcatactctaGTCTAAGAGAACTATAGCGACGGCTTTAGCGGGCGCCGACAACCTCGTCACACATCGTGTGTGAGTTTGCGACGCCCTCTGGCGTTTCTGGAATCGAGAGACGGTTTTGGTGATTATCAAACGCACGTCAGATACACCAGAAATTTAGTCGCGGACAAGCGCATCACCCAGCCACTCGCTTGAGAATTGGGAAGATTTCCGCAACAAAAAGCTAGGCCTCTCAGCGAAGTGCTGTTGCACCGAGCTTGGGTCAGCGAAC
Coding sequences within it:
- a CDS encoding hypothetical protein (NECATOR_CHRIV.G13620.T4) is translated as MYNHAAFSRRLRRLKRTRVAVRFWLSMLLGLIVGRTDTSFRVYCSHGDFDLKISECDADYEIGKWIGLALRDGEVLDHGIAFLPDLPPVRVRNGMVEVLTVGTIISWSNRKISLCDTPDFGAIPILDQLPNNAERSYQNQKFQIWARRLNEEECECFGGHKWGVSQFVDDAPPHNDNVEIPSEPQVYCDDRDIDGKTDHEENIHLQGLITSSPVSQYGDNPTAYIWSRLGRNGLEGLLHYSSDPRELSDFNVGQWIDFWLDPDYVQSIFDRGTRTIDICTLQCKPINGPYLTRLRGNSVELNVPLSVTLAHRQGDDFYHEELGAIRDERRLLQSGQDYEATVVRIRPRPSTVENEMAMWKVLSAVPIETWALRKQEENAVNVTERLIEIVMLAVSRFTQVRDKIRSYVLRQRSKIRGATAFSKESKIRWAGHVMRFKDNRWARPEKPLSNSGTRLGRTELLLVPVRANRRTTGVKMIKSWAPHFSRKVSKVKRHLPGKARSQPLQRSANAMTFVGQSASVHERKDDADNPVLDCECCYIEPKHLDSNERHSVTATAMVEMQMEKGRYRVWLLDYHQDADFCTSRTLEPGHFFQGRFRIGGGHKGKCHDYIRQMQKLHDGHFCPETNEVELYVTALHTNRKRGGHYEVYHNCLGYVLDTSNLLKTTECETRVSITARRKRFAPEGGKLLWQIVEVSSSTK
- a CDS encoding hypothetical protein (NECATOR_CHRIV.G13620.T2) gives rise to the protein MLLGLIVGRTDTSFRVYCSHGDFDLKISECDADYEIGKWIGLALRDGEVLDHGIAFLPDLPPVRVRNGMVEVLTVGTIISWSNRKISLCDTPDFGAIPILDQLPNNAERSYQNQKFQIWARRLNEEECECFGGHKWGVSQFVDDAPPHNDNVEIPSEPQVYCDDRDIDGKTDHEENIHLQGLITSSPVSQYGDNPTAYIWSRLGRNGLEGLLHYSSDPRELSDFNVGQWIDFWLDPDYVQSIFDRGTRTIDICTLQCKPINGPYLTRLRGNSVELNVPLSVTLAHRQGDDFYHEELGAIRDERRLLQSGQDYEATVVRIRPRPSTVENEMAMWKVLSAVPIGEKPGHFANRKKMR
- a CDS encoding hypothetical protein (NECATOR_CHRIV.G13620.T3) — its product is MYNHAAFSRRLRRLKRTRVAVRFWLSMLLGLIVGRTDTSFRVYCSHGDFDLKISECDADYEIGKWIGLALRDGEVLDHGIAFLPDLPPVRVRNGMVEVLTVGTIISWSNRKISLCDTPDFGAIPILDQLPNNAERSYQNQKFQIWARRLNEEECECFGGHKWGVSQFVDDAPPHNDNVEIPSEPQVYCDDRDIDGKTDHEENIHLQGLITSSPVSQYGDNPTAYIWSRLGRNGLEGLLHYSSDPRELSDFNVGQWIDFWLDPDYVQSIFDRGTRTIDICTLQCKPINGPYLTRLRGNSVELNVPLSVTLAHRQGDDFYHEELGAIRDERRLLQSGQDYEATVVRIRPRPSTVENEMAMWKVLSAVPIGESWAPHFSRKVSKVKRHLPGKARSQPLQRSANAMTFVGQSASVHERKDDADNPVLDCECCYIEPKHLDSNERHSVTATAMVEMQMEKGRYRVWLLDYHQDADFCTSRTLEPGHFFQGRFRIGGGHKGKCHDYIRQMQKLHDGHFCPETNEVELYVTALHTNRKRGGHYEVYHNCLGYVLDTSNLLKTTECETRVSITARRKRFAPEGGKLLWQIVEVSSSTK